Proteins encoded by one window of Mustela erminea isolate mMusErm1 chromosome 5, mMusErm1.Pri, whole genome shotgun sequence:
- the C5H14orf132 gene encoding uncharacterized protein C14orf132 homolog: protein MDLSFMAAQLPMMGGAFMDSPNEDFSTEYSLFNSSTNVHAASSGQGQPEESPRSSNDAVLLWIAIIATLGNIVVVGVVYAFTF, encoded by the coding sequence CTGCCCATGATGGGAGGCGCCTTCATGGACTCGCCCAACGAAGACTTCAGCACGGAGTACTCCCTCTTTAACTCCTCCACCAACGTCCACGCGGCCTCCAGTGGCCAGGGCCAGCCGGAGGAGTCTCCGCGGTCCTCCAACGACGCAGTCCTGCTCTGGATTGCCATCATAGCGACCCTGGGGAACATTGTGGTGGTTGGGGTGGTGTACGCCTTCACCTTCTGA